The Pseudomonadota bacterium genomic sequence CAGACTGGCAGCGCAGCCCTCGGCGGCGCCTCCGCCGTACTCACCGAGAAAATCGTCCGTGGCGAGCAAGCAACCGCAGGCGACCTCGCCAGCGGCGCCGCAGCCGGACTCGCAGGACTCGGCCTAGCCAGGGGCGCGGGCAAACTCGCAGGCACCGTGGCCCGACCCGCTGCCGCAAGGGGGGCACCCAAGGCTTTGCCCGCCGGCAAGGTCGTTCCGAACGCCGGTGGCCGCATCATCTCGTTCGTCACCCAAAGGGAGCGCACCTTCTATCGTGTGTTCTCGGGTGACAGCACCCGCGGCACGTTCCTGACCTCCGTGAAGCCCTCAAGCAGTGCGTTCGCCCGAGAGGCGCTCGCTCTGCCGCCGGGCAACACCGCGACGTTCGTTCAGAAGGTCGTGGTGCCTGCGGGCACCCGACTTCAACGCTCTCGGGCACTGCCGGCATTCGGTCGTCGCGGCGGTGCTGAACAGTTCCAGCTACTTGACCGGATACCAAACTCCAGCTTTGGCCCAGGAGTACCGCTACCATGAACTTCACCAAGATAGACCCCACGATCCGCGCATGGGCGGCCAGGAATCGCCTTCCTCTTTCAACGCAGTACCAAGACGCTGAAGTACGCTCGTTCGAGCTGGTTGGCCCATCGGGTCGCGCCCAAGTCTGGGTCGAAGTGGAGGGGGATGTGGTCACCGTCTACGCTTGGGATTACCGACGGCAGAAGCAGACCTTTTCGTCCGATCCACCCACTTTGGAGGAGGCGCTGGATCAGGCGCTGCAAGTGGCCCAGGGCTGGTGTGGCAATCCCTAGCCACTGGAAAGTACGGCTACGATGGGCAGCCACAAACGCTCAGCTGGTGGTACGGCTGGCCCTGGCAACGTTCGTGTTCGCGCTGCACCTGCCAGCCCAAGCCGCTCGACTGGAGCCCGGACCTAGCCCCAGCATCGCCTCAAGGGCGGTTCCTGCCGTCACGAGGGCTTCGTCGCGGGCGCTCGGCCAGGCTCTTGAAGCCGCCGGGCATGTGAGGCCGGCTAGTTCTGCCGCACATCACATTGTCGCAGGCGGGGCCAAAGCAGCTGCCCCAGCACGTGCGGCACTCCAGCGCTTCGGTATTGGCATCAACGATGCGGCGAATGGCGTGTTTCTTCCGGCGTCCCGCGCAGCACCGAATGCGGCCGGTGCTGCGGTCCATTCGACCGTGCACACGCGCGCCTACTACCAGGCAGTCAACGATGCGCTCGGCCAGGCGACGACACGGGCCGAGGCATTAGAGGTGCTGGGTGCGCTTCGTCAAGGATTGCTTGGAGGTGGGCTGTGAGCACAGCAGTGTACGTACCCATCGGAGCGGAGGGCTTCGAGTTTTGCCACCCAGTTGACGAAGGCAACTTCGAAACGCTCAACGTGCAGATTGATGGCACGCAGCGCGGACAAACGTGGACACCGCTTCAGATGCGTCTCGTCCGCGAGGACGAGGGCAAGCCTCTGATGGAATCCGATTCGCCCTGGTTGGGGTCACACGCGCTCATCTTCCGCAAGCGAGCGCTAGACCGAGTCGGTGCCTTCTTGGAGGAACACGGTGAGCTGCTCCCGGTAGGCTGTCCTGATGCGGACCTGGCGATTTTCAATCCCAGGGTAGTCGACGCCTTTGACGAGGCCACGTCATCCGTCCTGCGGTTCTCCAACGGGCGGATCATGCGCATCATGAAGCACGTTTTCCGAGCGGAC encodes the following:
- a CDS encoding AHH domain-containing protein, with the translated sequence MAIPSHWKVRLRWAATNAQLVVRLALATFVFALHLPAQAARLEPGPSPSIASRAVPAVTRASSRALGQALEAAGHVRPASSAAHHIVAGGAKAAAPARAALQRFGIGINDAANGVFLPASRAAPNAAGAAVHSTVHTRAYYQAVNDALGQATTRAEALEVLGALRQGLLGGGL